Proteins co-encoded in one Dioscorea cayenensis subsp. rotundata cultivar TDr96_F1 unplaced genomic scaffold, TDr96_F1_v2_PseudoChromosome.rev07_lg8_w22 25.fasta BLBR01001593.1, whole genome shotgun sequence genomic window:
- the LOC120256736 gene encoding putative ripening-related protein 1 has translation MYIYTIPQALLQNNSNPQNQPLKHQGKETNGMAISSSHLPKIAAMVLLLALSTLDLVMSHRLVGTCHASGYLPGKPGHCNTEHDSECCEAGKRYPQYHCSPPITDNTPATMTINSFAKGGDGGGPSECDNKYHSDNEMVVALSTGWYNGGSRCHKNIQINANGQSVLAKVVDECDSVHGCDSDHDFQPPCPNNIVDASPAVWKALGIPDSDVGDYDITWSDA, from the coding sequence atgtatatatataccataCCTCAAGCACTACTTCAAAACAATTCAAATCCACAAAACCAACCAttgaagcatcaaggaaagGAAACAAACGGAATGGCCATCTCTTCTTCTCACCTTCCAAAGATTGCAGCAATGGTGCTGCTTCTGGCACTCTCAACCCTTGACCTGGTCATGTCGCACCGATTAGTCGGAACCTGCCATGCGAGTGGGTACCTTCCTGGAAAACCCGGGCATTGCAACACTGAGCATGATTCTGAATGTTGTGAGGCTGGAAAAAGGTATCCCCAGTACCATTGCTCTCCGCCTATCACAGACAACACACCGGCAACCATGACCATCAATAGCTTTGCTAAAGGAGGTGACGGGGGTGGTCCGTCTGAGTGTGATAACAAGTACCATAGTGACAATGAGATGGTCGTCGCATTGTCCACTGGATGGTACAATGGCGGAAGCCGGTGCCATAAGAACATTCAGATCAATGCTAACGGTCAGTCTGTGTTGGCCAAAGTGGTTGATGAGTGTGACTCTGTTCATGGTTGTGATTCTGATCATGACTTCCAACCACCATGCCCTAACAACATTGTTGATGCTTCTCCAGCCGTTTGGAAGGCGTTGGGCATCCCTGATTCCGATGTTGGTGACTATGATATCACCTGGTCTGATGCATGA